TTCTGTGTCCTAAACATATGataagaattttcaaaatctgatttcACCTCTTATCCCAACCACCAAACACGGCCTAAGAGTATTCTGCAGCTTACGTTgcaatcatatatatgtatgtgtatatgtatataaatagagctgtaagaaaggaaaggaatcCATTTTACATGCATTCAGACTTGCATGCTTGTGTTGTCCATGAGAAGATTATAAAGACCAGGCAGGCACGTCGCGGTACTACTTGGGGTAAGAGGGAGCGGGGTGCCTGTCATATACAACCGGCTCCTGGGAACATATATAGTAtcacttcttttttattttaagggttaattgcaccagtggtccaaaaaatttcatgaatgttTCAGGTTGgtctaatatatttttttggtaacttgttggtacaaaaaatttcaaaaccgttTTAATGTAGTACATTCCGTTAATTGCTACTGACGCCGTTAACAATTTGCCAACGTgacgcgtcctatgtgtcacttttattACGTGAAACCAAttatagtgcgccacgtcatttaagaggatataaaatctgaaaaagtccaataaaaatactaaaaatatagaaaaaaaattatttttaaaatttttaaaataatttaaaataatttaaattttaaaattaaaattaaaagtttaaaattatttttaaaagttttaaaaatgtaaaagtttttaaattattattattattttaaaaagtttttaaaaaatttaaaaataagtttttattatttttctaaatttgttttgtatttttattggactttttcagattttatatCCTCTTAAATGACATAGCGCACTATGATTAGTTCCACGTAAAAAaatgacacataggacgcgtcACGTCAGTAAAATGTTAACAGCGTCAGGGGCAATTGATGGAATGCACTacattgaaacggttttgaaactttttgtaccaacaagttaccaaaaaaaaaatttgaaccaACCTGAAACatttatgaaactttttgaaccgCCGGTGCAATTAATCCTTATTTTAAATGAAGGTCATGTGTCGGAAATGGGAATAAGATCAAAaggatgaaataaaatgaggAGCAGTAGTGTGGAAATTTGAACTGAAATTaaacacaaaaaataaaaagtcccaaaatttcaatataaaGAGGAGATTTTGTTAGAAAAGACTTAGAAAAAGGGGCTTTGctattaagaatttttttaaaaattttattatagagTTAATTACTTCAGGGGTACAAAACATTTCATAAACGTAACATGttggtaaaaagaaaaaaaaatgtaacaatcGAGCACACAAGTTTTCACAAATGTTACAATCACGTAAATTTTGTCGATTTCTTCTTTATAGGTATTGTTGGGTGTATCTTGTATTAAGCCACAATCTCGAAAACCCGGTAAAcaagaaagaaattttgagaaatattattttttatatttcgaGATATCTTATAACCTCCGAATATATTCAAATGGGGAAATATCATTGGAGAGATATTATGATGTCTTTTGGATGTTATAAATGGGGTCATGTGCGGCTTGTAAAATAAGCCTCAATTGTTGTGAAACCCCAATCCCTCAAGGGGCCGGTTGAAAGAGTCTTGTATCACGGGGATAGTAATGGTGGATCTTTCTGGAGTTCTTTCGGGGAAATTTCTCTATAACTCTAGGGTATTAGACTGAGAAAGTTAAAGAGAATTGGGAGATCGAGTTAGGCTCTTCTCAATGTAGGGTTTGTAATGGGGGTTGGATGAGAGACATCTCCGAATATTGTAATCTCTGGTTCATTATCTAATGGATTCTTCTGTTGTTCTGCGTCGTGGACATTTCCCTTTCTCATTGGGAGggttttaccacgtatatCCGATATccgattttattttctttgttatCTCATCTCGTGTTATAGGCATCTTATCATAACAATTGGTATGAGAGCCCATGTGATGGAATTGGATCCTGAAGATGCCGATTACGAGATTTAAGGTTGAGAAGGTTGATGAATCAAGCGGCAGTGGATTGTACAGATCGAGTGGAAGATATTATTGTTGAAGCATGGCCTTGATGGAGCATTAGGAGGAGAAGTCCCGACAGCCGTGACCCGAGCAACGACAAATGAGGTGGAGCCCTTGGGGACTGTAACAGAGCAGGAGACACATGGATGTGTCGAAACGCGTTAAGGCGAATACGGTTCGAGGTGGATACTTGGAGATCCAACAAAAAAGTTGTGATCGCGAGAAGATTGACTGTCATGATGCTTTGCTGAATGCAAGCCAAGGTGGAGTGTTATTGGGTGTGTCGTGCATTAAGTCGCAATCTTGAAGGCTCGGTAAACGATGAAGAAATCAgaagaaatattatttcatatatttcaagATATCTTGTAACCTCCGAATATATTCGAAGGAAAATATTCTTGGAGAGATATTATGATATCTTTAGAATATATCTTTTAGATGTTATCAATTGGGTCATATACGGCTTGTAAAATAAGCCTTAGTTGCTTTGAAACCTCGACCTCTCGGGGCTGGTTGAGAGAGCCTTGTATCACGGGGATAGTGATGGTGGATCTTTCTAAAATTCTTTCGGGAAAATTTCTCTGTAACTCTAAGATATTATAGTGAGAAACTTGTAGAGAATTGAGAGATCGCCGGTGTGGGGTTTGTAATAGGGGATGGGATGAGACACATATATGAGGACTGTAATCTTCGATTCATTATCTAGTGGATTCTCATACTCTGCTCCGTGGACGTTTCTCCTTTTTCGTTAGAAGAggttttaccacgtatatTCAATGTCTGATCTTATTTCATTTGATATCTTATCTCGTGTTATATACATGCTATTGCTTATACCATATGCATGGACGAACAATAGCAAGTCAATTTCAAAAAGGTTCTCCTATAAGCTACAGCTAAATAATTCTTGTCTCAAGACGGGTACGTCATAGTGTTATATACACTATTCATTGTGTAACATAATATTACGAAATATTAACAGATTCTCTAATTGATGCATGTTCCAAGCAAGAAAGAGATTTTAATGGGTAATATCGAACGAAGAAATTGTTCATAGACAAATTGCACATGATCATGCAGTGTgtcaaaaataaaacttttcctctcttcttttctctttagAAAGTGAGAGATAGGCAATATTATGAGTGGCTTTCTTCCTTAATTTTTAAACAACATAAAGTCTAGGCCAAACTATAAATATCTTACATTTTTTCCTGAAAATATATCTCATAAATTAGGAAACTTCTAACCAAACTTAGTGCCTAGTGATAAATTTGATGATTCAGCTCAAAGTATTTAGTATTTGAACTATTTGTGATTATATTAAGTATTTGAAAcacttgaattgaaaataaatgtaataaatgcTTGTATTGATTACTGGTACTAAAAGTAgcaaatattttgaattaaaagtaataaatgtgTCATCGTAATTCTTTATCATGTTGAGTGGACCTaatgtatataaattaataataactcCGAAGGACTTTAATTGAGACTtacaaaaagttaaaaaaaaaaatagaaaaaggggaagGGGGAGGGGGGCGTCATGTGAGATGGGGCCCTAGATTATATTTTTCGAGTAAATATTTAGTGAgtattattcatttatttggaTATGTAATACACAATTaaaatgcatgaaagtgaaaaattgaACCTATAATGAATTCATAAATTTTcacttataaatattttgattagTTGTTACTCATTCAACGTCGATAATTAGTACTGATCGAATATTTGGTCATATTCTCCATACGTATGTATCACATAGACACGGGGTGCTccctttccattttatttagGTGGGGTCTCCGTACCCTTCCCATGGCTTTCCGTTCCCCTGCCCTCccctatatatacacatataagATCCGCTCCATCTCAGCCAGCCAACCCGACTCGACGACTCACTTCTTCTTCTAGTTCTCTCTGTCTGTCTTAAGTCTGACTCTctcactctttttctttttttctttttttcatttttggggcaagttctctctctctttatttcctcctccttcttcactcagattcactctctctctctgtctgtcGAATTCCCCTGGAGAAAAATCCACATTTTCCATCTATCAATCAACGTTTAGGAATTGAAGATATACAGagaattcatttaattttactaCTTAATTATGGCAGCGTCCCCTGTTAGTGTTTCCTGGGTCAAGCAGCCATACACAAGCTGCCGcccttctgcttcttcttcttcttcttcttcattatTAACAGAGTACTCGAGCTCCTGCTCAGCCCTGGGTAACCCCTGCcggaagaagaagcagcagcagcccaACATTAACATAACAAGCTGCTCTCTTCAGACTACTCCTCCCCCGCCCTCCGCCTCCGCCTCCGCCTCCTTTCACTTCCCCAAACAGAGCCTTCCTACATTAATTGATCAACCGGTCCCCTCTACCTCAACTCCTCCCCTTACCACTCCCAGTCCAAGTCCCCGTCCCCGCCCCTGCCCCCGCAAGCAAAACAAGGAATTTTCCACTCATCAGCAGCAGTCACAGTGGGACTGGAACCCACTTCAGAGGGCCGCTGCCTTGGCATTGGACGCGGTGGAGGCTGCCATCGCGTCTCACGAGAAGAAGCACCCCCTCCCCAAGACCACCGACCCTCGCGTCCAGATTGCGGGCAACTTTGCCCCCGTCCCTGAGCAGCCCCCCTGCCACTCCCTCCCTGTCACCGGAAAGATCCCCGGTTGCATTCAAGGAGTTTACGTGCGCAATGGTGCCAACCCGCTTCACCAGCCTGCTGGGGGACACCATCTCTTCGATGGTGACGGGATGATCCACGCTGTCCGGTTCCAGGGCGATGGCTCCTCCAGCTATACCTGCCGATTCACTGAGACGCACCGCATGGTCCAAGAGCGGGCCCTGGGCCGTCCCGTCTTCCCAAAGGCCATCGGCGAACTCCACGGCAACTCTGGAATTGCCAGGCTGCTGCTGTTCTATGCCCGCGGGCTTCTTGGGCTTCTCGATCACACCCACGGGATCGGTGTTGCCAACGCGGGCCTTGTCTACTTCAACAACCGTCTACTCGCCATGTCCGAGGATGATTTGCCGTACCATGTCCTGGTCACTCCCTTGGGTGACCTAACGACAGTTGGGCGTTACGACTTCAACGGGCAGCTCAATTCCACGATGATCGCCCACCCTAAGATCGACCCAGTCTCTCAGGAGCTCTTTGCTCTTAGCTATGACGTCGTGAAGAAGCCGTACCTCAAGTACTTCCGATTCTCGCCAGATGGCAACAAGTCGCAGGACGTCGAGATTCCCCTTTGTATGCCCACGATGATCCACGACTTCGCCATCACCGAACGCTTCGTGGTCATCCCGGACCAGCAGGTCGTGTTCAACCTCGTGGAGTTAATCCGTGGCGGGTCCCCCGTAATCTATGACAAGAAAAAGATGTCCCGGTTCGGGATCTTGGACAAGAATGCCACCGATGCCAAGGGGATCAGATGGATCGACGCTCCTGATTGCTTCTGCTTCCATGTGTGGAACGCGTGGGAGGAGCCCGAGAGCGAGGAAGTAGTCGTGGTAGGGTCGTGTATGACCCCACCCGATTCAATCTTCAACGAATCGGATGAGAACCTAAAGAGTGTCCTGTCGGAAATCAGACTGAGCCTAAGGACCGGGGAGTCTACGCGTAGGCCGATAATCTGCGAGTCCGAGCAGGTGAACCTGGAGGCAGGCATGGTGAACCGGAACATGCTTGGGAGAAAAACTCGGTACGCCTACCTGGCCCTTGCAGAGCCATGGCCTAAAGTGTCGGGGTTCGCCAAAGTCGACCTGTCGACGGGGGAAGTGTGGAAGTACACGTACGGAGAGGAGAGGTACGGCGGAGAGCCTTTGTTTCTTCCGAGAAGCCGCCCTGAGGAGTTGTCAGATCAggatgatgaagaagacgaGGGGCACATCCTGGCATTCGTGCACGACGAGAAGGAATGGAGATCGGAGCTTCGGATAGTGAATGCGAGGACACTAGAACTCGAGGCCTCGATCGAGCTCCCATCTCGGGTACCGTATGGGTTCCATGGGACATTTATCGGTGCACAGGAGTTAAGAAGGCAAGCTTAGGGGGCTGTGTAGAGATTAAATAAAGGTGTAGTTAATGAAAGAGGAGATTACTACTGCCAGAGGGACTGTCTGATGATTACATGTACGTACGTCCCCGGGGTTATTTCCTCTCTGGTAGAAACAAGAGTATTTAGCTACTAGCCATCTTATTATTTACAGATGTcatttatcttcttcttcttctaattaaattacaaaaagaaaaaaggtaaTTAAAGAGTTGTTGTTAATAGTGGGAGGGGAGTGTGTTGAGCGTGAGGTTACGAGACTGAACCAGCTTGAAGCTTTTTGGCTTTGTAGTTAGGATTGGATTGGATTGGGAGCTCAGCTGATTATGTGTATTTTACATACAAAGGCATAATGCATAGTAAACTTGGGACTCTGTTTTCTTCAATAagatctctctctccctgTGTGAGTGTGTGTGTTACATAGGAGTGAGATCCTTTCTTtccataataattaattttccttcAAGATTTAATTGCTGTCCTTAAAGCAAGAAATTACATTAATAAAAATGTGTAGCGTAGTGGTGCACACTTTTACCTGTTGATCCAGAGGTTGCAAGTTCGATATCTAGTGAAATTACTCGTgtcattttattagttatttatgatttcttcttcattaTATTAGACATTGGACTtcctttgtaatcgaaaaaaaaaaagaaattacaagAGAAATATTGCTCAAAAAActcatatcaattttttttttaaaatgacaTAATTGGAGAACTTAAAATTATTGTACGAGAATAGTTAGCCAAAGTATCCATTTCATAATTGAGTCATTATGTCATCAatctcatatatgtatatgtatatatctaaaAAATGTAACAGTTAATCCCAAATGGTTTGGCCTAATTATTAAATAGGAGCTTATGTATTCACTCAGTCATGTGTTCAAATCCCTTGGGACCACTGGAGCACTTTGGCATGATTACTCGCTCCCTGAGTCACCGAAGGTTCATGAAGGCTCACGATCAAGTAGACCTTAAGATTAGTTGAATGAAGCCCTAACACCCTAGgtcagcaaaaagaaaaaaaaaatgtaacaatttTATAACctaaaaaaatgtaacaatttAAATTGCCAAAAATACTCACAAAGTATATGAAAGATATCTTTATATTATGGTAAAGAATAAAACATGGTCCATAACAATAAGAGAAAGAGTAGTCATCTTTTCCAAACTCTCAACAGTATTCTTTTTctaatctttttattattaaaatattattattttttatttatttacattttctaTATTTCTTTCGGATTTTTATCCTACATTTTATATCTGGAAGTCCAATTAGTTATGACAAATCAAATTCGACTTGACTCCGATCGGTTCACTAAGTGGTAAAACTCCTtcaattgtgaattttttccaCACAATACTCAAAGTCGactcaataaataaaattatttgtttatttacatattctatcattttttttttttgaatcatGACATTTTAAAGTCCAATGAGTTCCGATTAATCTATTTCGAGTTGAGTCGCCTACTAAGTGATAAAATTcacattttcataaattttctctACACACAAGACTTGAGTTCCCGTTGCTTACAATAAACAAGTGCCAAAATCAACTGAACCAAGCTACATTGGTTGAACATTTCTAATTTATTCCCTTGCAGTTCTAAATCCTTCCAAGAAAAAGTTCGTGAAATGACtttaaaataacatatatctttttaaattGACGACTGATTTATATTTGTCAAATCGTTATTTTAGAGAAGTGAAAGTGCATCATTCTTATTAGGGTACACatcccagaaaaaaaaaatgagtcttcttaaaaaaataaatttaataattaacaaaattggcaaactcttttttttttgcctttttcttattgagtttcatttttttaatatattatatttcacaTAGTTTCGATGACAATTATTTGTCAATGTAATAAGTCATAGCCTATCATAGTGATTTTCTATATTTCAATAACCTAATGAATATCAGTattcaaagaaattaaataaataaataaaaatgacaaTGTAACTAttacaaatataaaatttggatTAAGCATAAGAATATATTAACTTTTACTTCACGTTAACTATATAAGTTAATATACCTTGTAAGAAGTCTAAAAATTAATAGCCCATTCAATTACTATATATTGATGTTATTGTTTATATTGAGTATTGCATAAATTACGACTACGATcttattgataaaaataagTTTCAGTCCTGCAACATTCCACGGGCATTTTGCCCtagtaattaaataataaggcAAAATCAAATCTTGATGAGACTAACACTATCcaccggaaaaaaaattatcatgtgATCATTATAAATTCTCAAGTAGTTctgaaaaaaaagttttgtcTAATCTTTCAAAACTAGAGGAATATTTATTAAACTGTTGTATCTTTTACACCCCAAGTCAGCAAAAAATAATGTAACAgttttgtaatcgaaaaaaatttaacaatttAAATTGCCAAAAATACTCACAaagtatatgaaaaataatctttgtataattaaataataaggcAAAATCAAATATTTGATTTCAAAAGAGAGTAGCGCGGTGGTGCATGTCATCGCCTGTCGACGTAGAAGTCTTGAATTCGATACCTAGTGAGACTATTCGTGCCCCTTTATGagttatttaggatttttattttattgttttaggTCTCATGCCTcctttataaccgaaaaaaaaatcaaatctttGATTAGACTAACAGTTGCCATATAATTTTATCCACCGAAAAAATCtatcttgtaattttattataccATTTACATTATAAATGCTCAAGTAGTTTTAACAAAAAAGTTTTGCCTAATCTTTCAAAACTAGAggaatatttattaaaatgttGAATCTTTTATTTATACTCTAAGAAAAATATCCTGAAGAAGTCCACAACTTCAACagaatgatattttttttgtttgggttAATCACCTAAAAAAACATGtcctttacatttttttcctaaatataataCAACATTTAGAAAATAGCACAGAAAAGTACgacttttgcatttttttcctaaatatagcacggcCTTTAAAGAGTAGCATAGAAATGAATGACATTtcactttttcctaaatatagcacgacctttAAGAAATAACATAGAAATGCATGACCTTCAAGTTTACCTACCATTCTAGcaagttaaaaaagaagaacgtGCCTGAAAGTCGCATCTTTCTATGTTATATTTAAAGGTCgtgttatatttaggaaaaataaaagtcaTGTCTTATGATACTATTATCCAAagatcgtgctatatttaaaaaaaatgcaaagttCGTGCCTTTCCGtactatttttaaaatgttatgctatatttagaaaaaagtgcaaatgttCTATCTTTCTATGATATTATCCAAAGGTCGtgttatatttaagaaaaatgcaaATGTCGTGCTTTTATTTCTTGTTTTTAGAaagtcgtgctatatttagaaaaaagtacGATAGTCATACTTTTCAAGGtgataacattttttttttggggataaGGAATAGAATGAGAAATTTAGAAGTAGAGATTTTTTAGAAGTAGagatttcttattttcttataaattccATTATGCTAATTTTGTTTGagatttgtaaaattttcacatgtTCCATAAGTTATTGGTCTCATCTTCAACTATATAACTAGACCTAATAGGTTGTGTTATTATGTCTCTTATAAACCAataaatttgtaatatatttttcaatgtgggacAACAAACTCTCAACACCAACTCTCATATGGCAATGCGTGGTTTTGACATTTCATCTACACATGCCACGCAGACTTGAACACCCGGGTTATTCATatgaataaattgaaaaatactCATCAAAGTTATTCCTCTAGTTTTGAATGATTGGACAAactattttttgttttagtaCTCCTTGAGGAGTTCAGTAATAGTGTGCagaaacaataaaaattatgcGATATGATAACTAccacttattattttttattacaaaagagGTTAAAGGTCtagtaaaataaaagagatatcttaaataactaataaagggacacgATTAATCTCACTAAGTATCGAACCTGCGATCTTTAAATCAACAGATAAGGCGTGCGTTACTGCGTTACACCTCCTTTTGATAGATACCACTTATTGATCAAATTAGAATTTGCCTTATTAGTCATTCAAAGATGATTTTCCCATATAACTTGCAAGTATTTCGGTAATTTACTTGACATATGAAAGGGATGTCGTATGATGACTTAATGAATTAGTCCAACCACGTTATCTGCCACTGTGACAAGGTATTCCCATTCAATTATCTTTCAAAAAGAACTTCGTTAATGAACCAAATAAAATGATATGAGTATCTATGCCCATTGCCACAGTCGGTTTATTTCaacgattttttttccctgtttGTACTCCAATGTTTACTTTTTAGAGTCGAGGAAAAGTAACACAAATAGGAGTGTTTGAGTTCCAAaaacctattttttttatgatactCGGACCCTACTATGTAAAGAACATGTTTCAAGATTTTAGAACTGGACTCTACCTTATTGAGtcatggaaccggaacctgtattataccacactTTCCGGATACTCTATTGGAAccgtaaatttttttctcttgttaaataaaaccgaaaatgtcTAATCCATAATTAGTAATCACGCAAAACAAAATGTCTAGATTTATATTAATCTACAATACATTTACAACAAAGAATAATATGTCTCGTCAATCTATCAATAAAACTAAACATCCTTAATAAGATTAAGCCTCACCGAGGACACGCCGAGGTTGTCAAACCAAAGCTACCGACGATAAGGAATGCAAGGCTTttacgagagagagagagagagacatagGGGAAGATGGTAAAGT
Above is a window of Punica granatum isolate Tunisia-2019 chromosome 7, ASM765513v2, whole genome shotgun sequence DNA encoding:
- the LOC116212886 gene encoding 9-cis-epoxycarotenoid dioxygenase NCED2, chloroplastic-like; this translates as MAASPVSVSWVKQPYTSCRPSASSSSSSSLLTEYSSSCSALGNPCRKKKQQQPNINITSCSLQTTPPPPSASASASFHFPKQSLPTLIDQPVPSTSTPPLTTPSPSPRPRPCPRKQNKEFSTHQQQSQWDWNPLQRAAALALDAVEAAIASHEKKHPLPKTTDPRVQIAGNFAPVPEQPPCHSLPVTGKIPGCIQGVYVRNGANPLHQPAGGHHLFDGDGMIHAVRFQGDGSSSYTCRFTETHRMVQERALGRPVFPKAIGELHGNSGIARLLLFYARGLLGLLDHTHGIGVANAGLVYFNNRLLAMSEDDLPYHVLVTPLGDLTTVGRYDFNGQLNSTMIAHPKIDPVSQELFALSYDVVKKPYLKYFRFSPDGNKSQDVEIPLCMPTMIHDFAITERFVVIPDQQVVFNLVELIRGGSPVIYDKKKMSRFGILDKNATDAKGIRWIDAPDCFCFHVWNAWEEPESEEVVVVGSCMTPPDSIFNESDENLKSVLSEIRLSLRTGESTRRPIICESEQVNLEAGMVNRNMLGRKTRYAYLALAEPWPKVSGFAKVDLSTGEVWKYTYGEERYGGEPLFLPRSRPEELSDQDDEEDEGHILAFVHDEKEWRSELRIVNARTLELEASIELPSRVPYGFHGTFIGAQELRRQA